CTCGGGCTCCAGTTCACTGGAGGAGGCGCGTCGCCCCAGTTCGACCTCTGCTTCGCGAAGCTCCGCAGCGGTCTCGGCTGCCACCATCGAGAGAAACGCCAGCGAAAAGGCTCGGCCATCGATGTCCGGGGCATCCTCGGTCACCTGATGGCCGAGATCCGCCAGGAGGCGGGCGGCGTCCTCGAGCGCGGCCCGGCAGTCCGGATGGACCGACCCGCCGAGGAACGGGTGCGCTGTCACGGCAATCCGCAGCTGACCCGGATCCCGCGAGACTTCTTCGAGATAGGGCCGTTCGGGATCGGTGATGAGATAGGGCGCCCCCGGATCAGCGCCGTGAATCGCGTCGAGCACCGCCGCGCTGTCGCGCACCGAGCGGGTCAGCACGTGCTCAACGACCGCTCCGTGCCAGTACTCACCGGCATCGGGACCGGTCGGGATCCGGCCCCGCGATGGCTTGAGGCCAAAGAGCCCGCAACATGAGGCGGGAATCCGAATCGACCCGCCGCCGTCACCGCCGCTCGCGATCGGCACGATGCCCGCCGCAACCGCCGCCGCCGATCCTCCACTCGAACCGCCGCTGGTCCGCGACAAGTCCCACGGATTCCGCGTCGGACCGAACAGCATCGGCTCGGTGTAGGGCGTCAAGCCAAATTCGGGTGTGTTCGTCTTGCCCATCGTGACGAACCCGGCACGGCGATACCGCCGCATCAGCTCCGAATCGTGGTCGGACACATAGTCGGCCAGGAACCGACTTCCGGCGCGCATCCGTTCGCCCTGAACCGTTTGTCCCAGGTCTTTGACCAGAAAGGGTACCCCGCCAAAGGGGCCACCGCGGTTGGGGGCGGCTGCCTCGGCGCGGGCCGACGACTCCATCCGGTGGATGACCGCATTGACCACGGGGTTGAGCGCATCGAGGCGCGAAAGCGCGAACTCGAGCAACTGCTCCGCCGAGACCTGCCGCGCCTCGACCAGCTGCGCCAGACCAAGCCCGTCGTAGGACAGATATTCCGCCAGATTCATCCGCAGCGCCCCGCCTAGTGTCGGTCAATCTGCGCCGAGCCCGTCGAACTGCCGCGCATCCGGTACTGGATGCCTGGCGGCTGCGGATCGGGATGGACCCGGCCGGCATCACTGCCGCGGTACAACACGCCGTTGAGCATCACCATGTCGATGGTCTTGGCATGCCGGATGTCGTCGAGCGGGTTCTGATTCAGGATGAC
This region of Gemmatimonadales bacterium genomic DNA includes:
- a CDS encoding amidase, encoding MNLAEYLSYDGLGLAQLVEARQVSAEQLLEFALSRLDALNPVVNAVIHRMESSARAEAAAPNRGGPFGGVPFLVKDLGQTVQGERMRAGSRFLADYVSDHDSELMRRYRRAGFVTMGKTNTPEFGLTPYTEPMLFGPTRNPWDLSRTSGGSSGGSAAAVAAGIVPIASGGDGGGSIRIPASCCGLFGLKPSRGRIPTGPDAGEYWHGAVVEHVLTRSVRDSAAVLDAIHGADPGAPYLITDPERPYLEEVSRDPGQLRIAVTAHPFLGGSVHPDCRAALEDAARLLADLGHQVTEDAPDIDGRAFSLAFLSMVAAETAAELREAEVELGRRASSSELEPETWALTLLGGAITAEQLSRALRHLGTTARTVGRFFERYDVLVTPTLAVPPFPIGALQPKPWERSLVEVLGKLGSGRLIRAAGLLEQMAGQVFDAIPYTPLFNATGQPGMSVPLAWNGEGLPIGIQCVARLGEEGTLYRLAGQLEQARPWFDRLAPLARGEV